A stretch of Triticum aestivum cultivar Chinese Spring chromosome 1D, IWGSC CS RefSeq v2.1, whole genome shotgun sequence DNA encodes these proteins:
- the LOC123182328 gene encoding GDSL esterase/lipase At2g40250, whose translation MAPPSLAPAAALFLAALLLLSASPASAARPRSSSKAAAGPHDIPAVFAFGDSTLDPGNNNRLPTVVRADHAPYGRAFPAGVPPSGRFSDGKLITDYIVAALGIKDLLPAYHASGVTHANATTGASFASGGSGLDDMTAHAVMVSTFSSQIADFQQLLSRIGEPQAADIAAKSLFILSAGTNDVTMNYYDLPFRALEYPTIDAYHDYLISRYQSYIQSLYKLGARRFIVAGMPPVGCLPMQKSLRGQQPPLGHGCVDLQNEEVQRYNAKLQQALAALEAASAGASISYVDTYAPLMDMVAQPKKYGFTQTGQGCCGTGLLEMGAMCTGLLPQCKSPAQYMFFDAVHPTQAAYKAVADQIIKTHIAQFKN comes from the exons ATGGCGCCACCAAGCCTAGCCCCCGCCGCGGCGCTCTTCCTCGCCGCGCTCCTCCTCCTGTCCGCCTCCCCGGCGTCCGCGGCGAggccgcgctcctcctccaaggcggcAGCCGGGCCGCACGACATCCCGGCAGTGTTCGCGTTCGGCGACTCCACGCTGGACCCGGGCAACAACAACCGGCTGCCGACGGTGGTGCGCGCCGACCACGCGCCCTACGGCCGCGCCTTCCCGGCCGGCGTGCCCCCCTCGGGCCGCTTCTCTGACGGCAAGCTCATCACCGACTACATCGTCGCCGCGCTCGGCATCAAGGACCTGCTCCCGGCGTACCACGCCAGCGGGGTCACCCACGCCAACGCCACCACCGGGGCCAGCTTCGCGTCCGGCGGGTCCGGCCTCGACGACATGACCGCGCATGCCGTCATGGTCTCCACGTTCTCGTCGCAGATCGCCGACTTCCAGCAGCTCCTCTCCCGCATCGGCGAGCCGCAGGCCGCCGACATCGCCGCCAAGTCCCTCTTCATCCTCTCCGCCGGCACCAACGACGTGACCATGAACTACTACGACTTGCCGTTCCGCGCCCTCGAGTACCCCACCATCGACGCCTACCATGACTACCTCATCAGCCGCTACCAGTCCTACATCCAG AGCCTGTACAAGCTGGGGGCGCGGAGGTTCATCGTGGCCGGCATGCCGCCGGTGGGGTGCCTGCCGATGCAGAAGAGCCTGAGGGGGCAGCAGCCGCCGCTGGGGCACGGGTGCGTGGACCTGCAGAACGAGGAGGTGCAGCGGTACAACGCCAAGCTGCAGCAggcgctggcggcgctggaggcggcGAGCGCCGGCGCCAGCATCTCGTACGTGGACACGTACGCGCCGCTCATGGACATGGTGGCGCAGCCCAAGAAGTACGGGTTCACGCAGACGGGGCAGGGGTGCTGCGGCACGGGGCTGCTGGAGATGGGGGCCATGTGCACCGGCCTGCTGCCGCAGTGCAAGTCGCCGGCGCAGTACATGTTCTTCGACGCGGTGCACCCCACGCAGGCCGCCTACAAGGCCGTCGCCGACCAGATCATCAAGACCCACATCGCGCAGTTCAAGAATTAG
- the LOC123182325 gene encoding uncharacterized protein, which translates to MPPLLRGVVSGRLRRSLCTAAASIPPWAMVDRGTLMKKSEGSVSFSFARAPAVSYVTIPIFGRAFMSKPPPDGRVYSDMLRSRVLAASGHGFLLLGTLKSRYRAHPLSGLDLPAEVLLKVAPLELLYRKFTRFVCNPVSGQLFRLPEFEEAERTLSFTDGMAGMGLLTQADGDGPNRAPKRYAAAQLTEVDGGRRLLLRRFSSETGDWDEQVLPSPLPPQRRMHLGHEVLDFGGRLWWVDVSWGAVCVDPFSVRPELCPVELPPDSMLPNQQGETEMEQLVQRWHMGVSAGRLRYAEIDPLHIRSFVLDDDQSGRWTLEHQVSVPDLWRNGGNAKATPSIAAIDPLDNDALHLSVDKIHVSLDMLGRTITKSSVCTDESQMASGSYLPCVLPSFLWSSPIPGKNKTLDMAKNTTLADVLVRSDRQQTK; encoded by the exons aTGCCGCCGCTCCTCCGCGGCGTCGTgtccggccgcctccgccgctccctctgcaccgccgccgcctcgatccCTCCATGGGCGATGGTGGACCGGGGCACCCTGATGAAGAAGTCCGAGGGGAGCGTCTCCTTCTCCTTCGCCCGGGCGCCCGCCGTCTCCTACGTCACCATCCCCATCTTCGGCCGGGCCTTCATGTCGAAGCCTCCCCCGGACGGCCGCGTGTACTCCGACATGCTCCGCAGCCGCGTCCTCGCCGCCAGCGGccacggcttcctcctcctcggcacCCTCAAGTCCCGCTACAGGGCTCACCCGCTCTCGGGCCTGGACCTCCCCGCCGAGGTGCTCCTCAAGGTCGCCCCTTTGGAGCTCCTCTACCGCAAGTTCACGCGCTTCGTCTGCAACCCCGTCTCCGGCCAGCTGTTCCGCCTCCCGGAGTTCGAGGAAGCGGAGAGGACCTTGTCGTTTACAGACGGCATGGCGGGCATGGGCCTCCTCACCCAAGCCGACGGCGATGGTCCCAACCGCGCGCCCAAGAGGTATGCCGCTGCTCAGCTCACcgaggtcgacggcgggcggcgCCTCCTGCTGCGCCGGTTCTCCTCCGAGACAGGGGATTGGGACGAGCAGGTGCTGCCGTCCCCGCTGCCGCCTCAGCGGCGGATGCACCTGGGCCACGAGGTGCTGGACTTCGGAGGCCGGCTCTGGTGGGTGGACGTGAGCTGGGGCGCCGTCTGCGTCGACCCTTTCAGCGTCCGGCCCGAGCTCTGCCCCGTCGAGCTCCCTCCTGACAGCATGCTTCCGAACCAACAGGGCGAGACAGAGATGGAGCAGCTTGTGCAGCGCTGGCACATGGGAGTCAGCGCCGGCCGGCTGCGCTACGCCGAGATCGACCCCTTGCACATCAGGTCCTTCGTGCTCGACGACGACCAGAGCGGCCGCTGGACACTGGAGCACCAGGTGTCGGTTCCCGATCTTTGGCGCAATGGGGGCAACGCCAAGGCGACGCCTTCGATTGCTGCTATCGACCCGCTCGACAATGATGCTCTGCATCTCAGCGTGGACAAAATCCATGTCAGTTTGGACATGCTTGGGAGGACGATTACTAAGAGTTCTGTGTGCACTGATGAAAGCCAGATGGCGTCAGGTTCATATCTTCCATGTGTGCTTCCGTCGTTTCTCTGGTCAAGTCCGATTCCAG GCAAGAACAAAACTTTGGACATGGCGAAAAACACGACTTTGGCAGATGTTCTGGTTCGTTCAGACAGACAGCAAACGAAATGA